The sequence GACGACCGTCTCGAGGAGTGGACACTCTCCACGGACTTCGTCGTCGGGTTCCCCACCGAGACCGACGACGACTTCCAGGCAAGCATGGACCTGCTCCGGACGGTTCGCCCGGAGAAGGTCAACGTCACGCGCTTCTCGAAGCGGCCAGGGACCGACGCCGCCAAGATGGACGGGCTCGGCGGGACGGAAAAGAAAGAACGCTCCTCGGCGATGACGGACCTGAAGATGGCGATCGTCGGGTCGGCCTACGACGATCTCGTGGGGACGACCCGCCGGGTGCTGGCCGTCGAGTCGGGGCGGCACGACTCGGTGCAGGCGTTCGACGACGCCTACCACCAGATCGTCATCCAGAACGCGGGCGAGCGCGGCATCGAGTCGGGGGATTTCCTGGACGTGACCGTGACCGAGGAACGGACCGTCTACGCGATCGGCGAGCCGGTCGGGTGACCGGACCTGGCTGGCGAACAGGCGACTGACTCCCGTGACGACGCTCGTCGCACTCCCGCTCTCGCCGCCACGCCGCTTCTCAGCGCATGGGACGGGGTGGCCGCGTGCTGGTATAAAAACTACAGCGTGACCGCGCTCGTTTCGTCAGCGACCGTGGCACCGTCGAGGGCTCTGAACGCCTCGTGCAGTCGGTCGTAGGTTTCCTCGACCGCTTCGACGATGACCTTCGTTTCCGCGATGACGGGCATGAAGTTCGTATCGCCGTCCCATCGCGGAACGACGTGTGCGTGGAGGTGATCGTCGATGGATCCGCCGGCGGCTTTGCCGCCCAGGTTGAATCCGACGTTGACGCCGTCGGGGTCCAACGCGCGCTTCAGCGCCCGGATGGTCTGCTGGACGAGCGTGCTGTGCGCGAGTAGTTCCGGTTCGGAGAGGGACTCGTAGTGTCGCTCGTGTGCGTAGGGAATGACCATCGCGTGACCCGGGTTGTAGGGATAGTTGTTGAGCATCACGAAGGCGTGCTCGTTTCTGGCGACGATACGGTACTCGCGGTCGGCCGCCCGATCGGGTAACTCACAGAACACGCAGCCCGCGACGTCCTCGTTGCCGTCGCGTTCCACCCACTCGATCCGCCACGGGGCGAACACGGTATCCATGACGTGATCTGGGGGCTGCCATCCGGTAACGTTTCCGCCTCGTCCTGGCGGTTACCGGGTCGTGATCTCGGCGCCGTCCTCCGTGACAATGAGCGTGTGCTCGGCCTGGCTGACGAGCGCACCGTCCCGCTCTTTGAGCACGGGGTAACTCCGGAGGACGTCGTTCATCGTCAGTCGGCGTAGCGCCATCTCCGCGCGGGAGTCGTCGAGCCAGCGTGCGGCGAACGGGAGTTCCCGGTACGTCTCCGAGACCGTCTCCATGACCTCCCGGGCCTGGCGGTTGCGGACGCTCGTCTCCGAGACGAGCGAGTAGATTTCCGTCTTGCTCCCCTCGCCGACCTTCCCACCGCCGTCCGTCACGAACGGCTCGATAGCGACCACGTCCCCCACCGTTAGCTCCACACCGGTATCGAGACCGCGATTGGGAATGTTCGGCCCTGTGTGGGCGTCCCAGTGAGCCAGTCCGTGTCCCGTGAGGTTCACCACTGGATTGAGGTCGTAGGAGTCGATGACCGACTCGATCTCCGCCCCGACCTCCCCAGTGTGGACGCCGGGTTCGACGGCGTCAAGGGCCGCCTCGAGCGCTTCCTCGGCTGCCTCGACCATCCCGGGATTGCCGCTCAGATCGACGGTCGTCGCCGCGTCGGCGATCCAGCCGTCGACATGGACCCCGATGTCGAGACAGACCATTTCCTCGCCGAAGGCCGTCTCGTCGTCGCGGGACGGCGTCGCGTGCGAGGCCTCCGAATCGACGGAGATGTTGACCGGAAACGCCGGCCGGCCCCCGAGTTCCTCGATGCGAGACTCGGCGTACTCGGCAACGTCGAGGTGGCTCACCCCGACCTCGACGCGATCGGCGGCCTCTTCGAGAACTGTCGCGAGAATATCGCCCGCCTCGCGGTACTTCTCGTACTTCTCGGCGGACAGATCGACGTCACTCATAGGCTTCACTTCTGCCGAGTGGGGGAAAGCGCTTGCGGGTCCGGACTCCGAGTTCACCGGGTGGAATCCCCGTGGTGAGACCGGTCTGTGACCGATATACCAGATCGCGACAACCGTCGAGAAAATCACCTGCAGGAGCGGCTTCGGCCTGTGTTAACGTGCCGGAAATAAACAGCAGGTTTCTTGTCTATTCCTGCAAAGGTAGTACGTGTTATGAGCTACGAGCACATTGACGTTCCGTCCGAAGGGACGAAGGTAACCTACGATGAAGATGCAGACGAACTGGACGTTCCCGACGACCCGATCGTCCCGATTCTGTACGGAGACGGCATCGGATCGGACGTCGGACCGGCCACACAGAAAGTACTGAACACCGCCGCGGAGGAGACCGGCCACGAGATCAACTGGATGCGTGTCTACGCCGGCGAGTCTGCCGTCGAACGGTACGACGAGAACCTGCCCCAGGAGACGGTCGACGCCATGGAGGAGTACCGCGTCTCCATCAAGGGCCCGCTCACGACGCCGGTCGGCGCCGGCTTCCGCAGCCTGAACGTCGCGCTCCGCAAGCGCCTCGACCTCTTCGCCAACGTCCGCCCGGCCTACTGCCTCGATGGCGTGGAAGAGATCTCCCCGGTCAAGGACCCCGAGGAGATGGACATGATCATGTTCCGGGAGAACACCGAGGACGTCTACGCCGGCATCGAGTGGGAAGCTGGCACTGACGAGGTCGAGCAGGTCCGCGAGTTCGTCGAAAACGAGATGGGCTACGACGAGATTATCTACGACGGCCCGGTCGGCATCGGTGTCAAGCCGATCACCGAGTTCGGCACCAAGCGTCTCGTCCGCGAGGCCATCGATTACGCCCTCGAGAGCGAAAAGCACAACACCGTCACCCTGGTCCACAAGGGGAACATCATGAAGTTCACCGAGGGCCAGTTCCGCGACTGGGGCTACGAGGTCGCCGAAGAGGAGTACGGCGACGAGGTCATCACCGAGGACACGCTCTGGGAGGAGCGCGACGGCGAGCAGCCCGAAGACGCCGTGGTCGTCAACGACCGCATCGCGGACAACATGCTCCAGCAGATGCTCACCCGGACCGACGAGTACGACGTGCTCGCGCTCCCGAACCTCAACGGTGACTACCTCTCGGACTCCGCCGGCGCCCAGGTCGGTGGCCTTGGCTTCGCGCCCGGCGCCAACTTCGGCACCGGCAAGGTCCTCGCCGAGCCCGTCCACGGCTCCGCGCCCAAGTACGAGGGCCAGGACAAGGTCAACCCGACCGCGA is a genomic window of Halanaeroarchaeum sulfurireducens containing:
- a CDS encoding HIT family protein; this encodes MDTVFAPWRIEWVERDGNEDVAGCVFCELPDRAADREYRIVARNEHAFVMLNNYPYNPGHAMVIPYAHERHYESLSEPELLAHSTLVQQTIRALKRALDPDGVNVGFNLGGKAAGGSIDDHLHAHVVPRWDGDTNFMPVIAETKVIVEAVEETYDRLHEAFRALDGATVADETSAVTL
- the map gene encoding type II methionyl aminopeptidase, with translation MSDVDLSAEKYEKYREAGDILATVLEEAADRVEVGVSHLDVAEYAESRIEELGGRPAFPVNISVDSEASHATPSRDDETAFGEEMVCLDIGVHVDGWIADAATTVDLSGNPGMVEAAEEALEAALDAVEPGVHTGEVGAEIESVIDSYDLNPVVNLTGHGLAHWDAHTGPNIPNRGLDTGVELTVGDVVAIEPFVTDGGGKVGEGSKTEIYSLVSETSVRNRQAREVMETVSETYRELPFAARWLDDSRAEMALRRLTMNDVLRSYPVLKERDGALVSQAEHTLIVTEDGAEITTR
- the icd gene encoding isocitrate dehydrogenase (NADP(+)), which encodes MSYEHIDVPSEGTKVTYDEDADELDVPDDPIVPILYGDGIGSDVGPATQKVLNTAAEETGHEINWMRVYAGESAVERYDENLPQETVDAMEEYRVSIKGPLTTPVGAGFRSLNVALRKRLDLFANVRPAYCLDGVEEISPVKDPEEMDMIMFRENTEDVYAGIEWEAGTDEVEQVREFVENEMGYDEIIYDGPVGIGVKPITEFGTKRLVREAIDYALESEKHNTVTLVHKGNIMKFTEGQFRDWGYEVAEEEYGDEVITEDTLWEERDGEQPEDAVVVNDRIADNMLQQMLTRTDEYDVLALPNLNGDYLSDSAGAQVGGLGFAPGANFGTGKVLAEPVHGSAPKYEGQDKVNPTAMILSGRLMFDYIGWEDAADLVLEGVNQAVAAKKVTYDFHRQMEGGEKLATSEYAQVVADNIEDLA